The window TTGTTGCTGATATCGCTGAATAATAATATAAGATAGCTTACTTTTGTAAGCTATTTTTAAACTAAAGGAGAAAAATTATGAAAAAAATACCAAATGCAGTAGGTCCATATTCTGCATATTATGTAGCAGGAGATTTTCTATATATCTCAGGACAATTAGGGATAAACCCAGAAACGAATGTTATAGAGGGTAAAACAGCATCTGAACAAGCAAAACAATCATTAGAAAATTTAAAAGCAATTTTAGAAATTAATGGTTTAACAACAAAAGATATAGTTAAAACTATGGTTTTATTAGATGATATAAATGATTTTGTATCTGTAAATGAAGTTTATGCAACATATTTTGAAGAACCATTTCCAGCAAGATCTGCCTTTGAAGTTGGTAAATTACCTAAAGGTGGTTTAGTTGAAATAGAAGCTATAGCATATATTAAAAAATAGAGGTAAACTAGGTTAATACTGGGATTATCTCTTGTAAAGTGAAAAAAGTATCTTGATTTTTTATGTTTTTTGAGGTATAATGATAAATATTTAACCAGATAGGTTAAAGCTAAAAATTACTGGAGGTAAAAATGGTAGTTAAAGACATCAAAAGTTTAAAAGAGATGATGAAAAAAGTTAGAGAAGCACAAGAACAATACGCTTCATTTACACAAGAGCAAGTAGACAAAATTTTTAGAAAAGTTGCTCAAACAATTAATGATCAAAGAATTATTCTTGCAACTATGGCTGTTGAAGAAACAGGTATGGGACTAATAGAGGACAAGGTTATTAAAAATCACTTTGCATCTGAATATATTTATAATAAGTATAAAGATGAAAAAACTTGTGGTATTCTGGAAGAAGATAAATCTTATGGAATTAAAAAGATAGCTACTCCTATAGGTGTCATTGCAGGGGTTATACCTACAACTAACCCTACTTCTACAGCAATATTTAAAATATTACTTGCATTAAAAACAAGAAATGCAATTATTATATCTCCACACCCAAGAGCAAAAAATTCAACTATATATGCAGCAAAACTTGCATTAGAAGTTGCTAAAAAATATGGAGCTCCAGATAATATCATATCTTGGATAGATGAACCAAGTATGGAATTATCAAGAGAATTAATGTCAAATGTTGATTTGATATTAGCTACAGGTGGACCTGGAATGGTTAAGAGTGCTTATTCTTCTGGAACACCAGCTATAGGGGTTGGAGCAGGTAATACTCCAGTAATTATAGATGAAACAGCTGATGTTAAGATGACTGCAAACTACATCTTATTATCTAAAACATTTGATAATGGTGTTATTTGTGCATCAGAACAAGCTATTATATTACCTGAATCAAGATATGATGAAATTAAAAAAGAATTTGTAGATAGAGGAGCATATGTTCTTAAAAAAGATGAAATCCAAAAAGTAAGAGATGTAATGTTTAAAGAGGGAGCTTTAAATGCTGATATAGTTGGTCAAAGTGCATACACTATAGCTACTATGGCTGGATTAAAAGTACCTGAAACTGTTAGAGTATTAATAGGTGAAGTAAAAGATTATTCTGAAAAAGAAGCTTTTGCTCATGAAAAATTATCTCCAATTTTAGGAATGTATAAGGCTAAGAGCTTTGAAGAACAAATGACAATAGCTAAAGCATTAATTGAACTTGGCGGACTTGGACATACTTCTTGTATGTATATTAATGAAGCTGAAATAGAAAAAATTAATAGATTTGGTAGAGAAATGAAAACAGGAAGAACCCTTATAAACATGCCAGCATCACTTGGAGCGATAGGAGATGTATTTAACTTTAAATTAGAACCATCATTAACACTTGGTTGTGGATCATGGGGAGGAAACTCTGTTTCAGAAAATGTTGGAGTTAAACATTTATTAAATGTTAAAACAGTAGCAGAAAGAAGGGAAAACATGTTATGGTTCAAAGTTCCAGAAAAAATCTACTTTAAATACGGTTCATTACCTATAGCTATAGAAGAATTAAAAGATGACAATCATAAAAAAGCATTTATAGTAACAGATAGTACTTTAGCAGAATTAGGATACACTAATCATATTACTAAAGTATTAGAAAAAATAGGTATAGATTACAGAATATTTTCTAATGTTGGAGTAGACCCTACATTAAGTTGTACTATTGCAGGAGCAGAGGCTATGAGAGAATTTCAACCAGATGTAATTATTGCACTTGGTGGAGGATCTGCAATGGATGCTGCTAAAATCATGTGGGTATTATATGAATATCCTAAGATTAGATTTAAAGATTTAGCAATGAGATTTATGGATATACGTAAGAGAATATTCTCATTCCCTAAAATGGGTATTAAAGCTAAATTTGTAGCAGTTGCAACTTCAGCTGGAACTGGTTCAGAAGTAACACCATTTTCAGTAATTACTGATGATGAAACTGGAGTAAAATATCCATTAGCTGACTATGAATTAACTCCAGATGTAGCTATTAATGACCCAGAATTAATGCTAACAATGCCTAAAGGATTAACAGTAGCATCAGGAATAGATGTATTTACACATGCTATTGAGGCATATGTTTCAATTTTAGCAACTGAATATACAAAACCTTATTCATTAGAAGCTATGAAATTAGTTATGAAATATTTACCTGAATCAGTAGCTTTAGGTTCAAAAGCAGTTAAAGCTAAAGAAAAAATGGCAAATGCTTCATGTATAGCTGGTATGGCTTTTGCTAATGCTTTCTTAGGAATTAACCACTCATTAGCACATAAATTAGGTGGAAAATTCCATGTGCCACATGGTATAGCAAATGCTTTAGTATTAGGAGAAGTTATTAGATTTAATGCAGAAGAAGCACCAACTAAGATGGGAGTATTCCCTCAATATAGATATCCAGATGCTGGAAATCGTTATGCAAAAGTTGCAGATTTCTTAGGATTATCTAAAGAGGGTCAAACTAAAGAAGAAAAAGTTGAAGCTTTAATTGACGGTATAGAAGAATTGAAAGAAAAAATTGGAATACCAAAAACTATCAGAGATTGGGGAATACCTGAAAAAGATTTCTTAGAGGCAGTAGATGAGTTATCAGTTGATGCTTTTGATGATCAATGTACTCCTGCAAATCCAAGATACCCATTAATTTCAGAATTAAAAGAAATTTACTTAAAATCTTACTATGGTAGAGAAGAATATTTAAAAATGAAAAATTCTAAATAAAATTAAATAAAATGCTCATGTTTTCATGAGCATTTTTATTTCTTTTCATAACTCAACCCCTTGTATTATATGAAAAAAATAAATGAAATTTTTTTTCATTTTTTTTTGCTTTTTTGAAAAAATTGAGGTATAATATATCAGGTGATAAAAGTGAAATTTAAGTTTTTTAAAAATGTAGGACATGAATTAGGACTAACATCTATGCTATGCTCAAAGATAGATAAGTATATATTAATATATGGAGGTTCTAATTTTCCTAATGGAACACCACCACATGGAGCTAGAAAAGTGTATAATGATATGTATTTATATGATTTAGACTTTAACTTAGTTTCTAAACAGAGTGGTAAAATTGCCCCTGATAAAGCAATAGTGGTAAATCATGATAATAAGATATATTTAATTTCTGGTGCAGAAAACACTAAAATATATGAATACACATTGAATGGAAATAGGATTATTGAAACAGAAATATATGATTTAGGCTTTGAAATTGTTGGTGGATTTGGTGGTGTATATAACGAGAAAATTTATTTTGGAAAAGAGTATATATATGAATTTAATTTGAAAGATAGAAAATTAAGAAAACTTGCTAAATTTATAGGAGAAGTTAGAGAACAATCTGTAAATTTTATATCTAATGGAAAACTATACTTATTTAGCGGTGCTTCAAATATTTGTTGCCTAGATTCATATGTATATGACATAAATAAAAATGAGTGGCATAAAATATGCGACACTCCTACTTGCCTGACTGGTGCAACCTCTTGTATGCTAGATGATAATAATTTTTTAGTTGTAGGAGGTTGCAATAAAAAGATTTATGATGAAGCAGTGCAAAAGTTAGGTCAAATTGAATTTAAAATTGAATATTTTTCTAAAAAAAGAGAAGAATTTAAATGGAATAAAAATATTTATATATTTAACACATTAGATGAAAAGTTTACCTTATTATCTAATGGAGAT of the Streptobacillus ratti genome contains:
- a CDS encoding kelch repeat-containing protein, with product MKFKFFKNVGHELGLTSMLCSKIDKYILIYGGSNFPNGTPPHGARKVYNDMYLYDLDFNLVSKQSGKIAPDKAIVVNHDNKIYLISGAENTKIYEYTLNGNRIIETEIYDLGFEIVGGFGGVYNEKIYFGKEYIYEFNLKDRKLRKLAKFIGEVREQSVNFISNGKLYLFSGASNICCLDSYVYDINKNEWHKICDTPTCLTGATSCMLDDNNFLVVGGCNKKIYDEAVQKLGQIEFKIEYFSKKREEFKWNKNIYIFNTLDEKFTLLSNGDILNATCGSTIIKNEEKVYLINGEIKPGYRTAQVLIGELI
- a CDS encoding Rid family detoxifying hydrolase encodes the protein MKKIPNAVGPYSAYYVAGDFLYISGQLGINPETNVIEGKTASEQAKQSLENLKAILEINGLTTKDIVKTMVLLDDINDFVSVNEVYATYFEEPFPARSAFEVGKLPKGGLVEIEAIAYIKK
- the adhE gene encoding bifunctional acetaldehyde-CoA/alcohol dehydrogenase; translated protein: MVVKDIKSLKEMMKKVREAQEQYASFTQEQVDKIFRKVAQTINDQRIILATMAVEETGMGLIEDKVIKNHFASEYIYNKYKDEKTCGILEEDKSYGIKKIATPIGVIAGVIPTTNPTSTAIFKILLALKTRNAIIISPHPRAKNSTIYAAKLALEVAKKYGAPDNIISWIDEPSMELSRELMSNVDLILATGGPGMVKSAYSSGTPAIGVGAGNTPVIIDETADVKMTANYILLSKTFDNGVICASEQAIILPESRYDEIKKEFVDRGAYVLKKDEIQKVRDVMFKEGALNADIVGQSAYTIATMAGLKVPETVRVLIGEVKDYSEKEAFAHEKLSPILGMYKAKSFEEQMTIAKALIELGGLGHTSCMYINEAEIEKINRFGREMKTGRTLINMPASLGAIGDVFNFKLEPSLTLGCGSWGGNSVSENVGVKHLLNVKTVAERRENMLWFKVPEKIYFKYGSLPIAIEELKDDNHKKAFIVTDSTLAELGYTNHITKVLEKIGIDYRIFSNVGVDPTLSCTIAGAEAMREFQPDVIIALGGGSAMDAAKIMWVLYEYPKIRFKDLAMRFMDIRKRIFSFPKMGIKAKFVAVATSAGTGSEVTPFSVITDDETGVKYPLADYELTPDVAINDPELMLTMPKGLTVASGIDVFTHAIEAYVSILATEYTKPYSLEAMKLVMKYLPESVALGSKAVKAKEKMANASCIAGMAFANAFLGINHSLAHKLGGKFHVPHGIANALVLGEVIRFNAEEAPTKMGVFPQYRYPDAGNRYAKVADFLGLSKEGQTKEEKVEALIDGIEELKEKIGIPKTIRDWGIPEKDFLEAVDELSVDAFDDQCTPANPRYPLISELKEIYLKSYYGREEYLKMKNSK